ATTTAAATACTGTACATAATATGTATGATCTTCGGGAATCTGAGGAACTTCTTGTAAAAAGCTTAACGCTTTATCTGCATCATACTGACGATAATAAATCCAAAATATTTTAGCATACGGTCTAGGCTCTTGCGGACACAGTTTTTTTGCTTGTTCAAATTGAGCACGCGCTTCATCATATTGTGCATCTTCAAAAAGTTTTTCTCCCCGCTGCATACATGCTTTAAACTGCTCTTCGATTCGCTTACTTTCATCTGTAGCAGAAAGCAAGTGAACTCCATTAAAAACCGAAAACAATATAATGAGTAAGAAATGTTTGTTCATAAAAGAACTCCTTTAGATAAAAATATTTTTGACGCAATTATCCTAACACTTTTGTTCAGATAAACCAAAACATTTTTTTAATGAATCTTCTCTTAGATTGCAGTATATTTTGAAGCTCTAAAGTAGACCTTATTTACGGTGTTCTGTATTTCACCGCAAGATTTGAAACGTATTTCACATGGCACCATTACCAGCACGCAAGAGATCACGATTGACCCTGAAACAACAACACTCAATACTCATTATTGGAATAACATAAAAAAATCCATGCATGGTGCTATCGGCAACAAAGATACATCCGTTACTATGTTTAGCACCAAGGGCGATATTAAGATTCTAAAATATTAACCTGTAACTGATTCATGCCAGGTCACTGTTTTTGCTGGTGTTGCAATATGCTCTTCAAGCGCTTGTTTCACAATGTTAATGTATACTTCTTTAGTGCACTTATCATTTATGCGATAACAGTTGAGAATAACGTAATGCAAACGCTCTTTTAGCCTTTTATACCACTTTAAATCAGCATCTTTAATACCTTCTACTTCTTTTAATAGCTTATTCAAGTATGCTGCTAATATAGACGGGTCATGCTCATTTAACGACAGTGCACAAAGAGAATCAAAGGCATCAAATTGCCGATCTTGCATAAAAAGATGAGCGCCATATTGCAAAAGTAATTGTAGCTCTTTTAATGTTTCGACACATTTTAATGGGAATACTTCTTTCTCGCCACGCCTCACTCCTCCCGATACAACTGTATTAGTTTTAATAGGCTCATTGGGATCTGCACCCTTTTGCAATAAAAGCTCTGTTAATGCACAATCTTTATACATCAGTGAAATCTTAAGCAATTTTGTATGACTATCCTTGCAAAGCTCCACATTTGGATCCGCCCCTGCATGAAGCGCGGCTGCATACATTAACCTCCCAATCGGATAACTTGGTTTACTATCAATGTTATTACGAAACATTTTTTGTAAAACTTCATCTTTATGCTCTTCATTTTTATCAAGCTGCAACTTTTGCCAATACGGAATCAGAACATAACTACATTTAAGTTTTTGCGCATCACTCAAAAAAGGTAGAGCAGCTAATACTTTAAAATAATCTAAAAAATCTTCTGAATCAATTTCACTAAAACATACCCTTAATTCTTCGCCACCAAACCTCTTAATATATGAATCTGTGTCATCATATACAAAACTATTTTTATACCTCATGCTACTTTTTTTCGCTCGATCAATTAATAGCATAAAATCATCTGGGGATTTATCTACCAATGTAAATTCATCAATATCTACTTCATCAGCAGCTGATATATTTAAAGATACCATTAAAAAAAACAACCAAATCAACATGACATACCCTCAAGATTAAGAATAAATATTGAGGAGAGTATAACAAAAATAAAAATTAAATGAGGTCTTTTTACAAGACACTAACTTTGATTTAAATTATGCACTTCAGAGTTGAATCTAGGGAATAATTTATAAGAGACCTTTAAAAAAGTGGCCCCTACTTCGCGTTGCTAAAGCAACTAGCTACGAAGGGCAGGCCTGCCAAACGAAGCCTGCCGAGCTTGAAGACCCGGATAGGCGTAGTTTGGAGCTGACCGGGATCGAACCGGTGACCTCATGAATGCCATCCATGCACTCTACCAACTGAGCTACAGCCCCAAAATTTATATTACTTTTGAAAAGATATGTGAAAGATGATATTATTATACACCCGAATGTCATATTTTGCCAATCATTTTTTTGTTATTAATAAAGGTTTTTTTTCATGATTAAACGCATACTCTCATTATATAGCTTATTCATTATCAATTGTTGCTTCAGCTTTGCACCAAACATTGAATGGGAAACACCAAGCAAAGAAGCAACGGTATCATTCATGGTCCCCATTGATCAAGAAGATGCACTCTATCGTGAATATATCGATTTTTCCTGCGATCAAGAATGGATAACTATACATGATTGGAAAACTGATATTGATGCAGTTTCTGTATATGATCCAATCTTTAAAGAAAACAAAAAAATCTACACGCAAGATGTTACCTTTAATATTGACATGACCATAAAAAAACCGGTAACCGAAGCTACGTTACGTTTTACTTTTTATAGAAAAAACAAAGGCTCAATTGAAGAAAAGCTCATACATCTGCCGTTACAAAATGAACAAATAAATAAACCATCAATTTCAGTTAATTTGGCAGCTGATGTTGAAGATAGTAAAATTGAACTTGAAGACACACTAATTGATCAAATAGAACCGAAAGCACCTATCTCTCTTTCATGTAAAATTTCAAACTTGATTGAACATACCAACTCATTATGGTTGCAATGTTTACTCATTTTACTCCTTGGCGCATTGTTAAGTTTAACGCCATGTATTTATCCTATGATTCCTATTACGGTCGGCATTTTGCAAGGACAAGGATCAACTTCATTCCTACGCAATCTTTTTGTTTCATTATGTTACACCATGGGAGTTGCAACCACCTTTGCACTACTTGGCACCGTAGCTGCTTATACGGGTAAATTATTTGGCACTTTCATGCAAAGCCCATTCGTAATTTTATCGATAGTGGCATTACTTCTTTATCTTGCATTATCAATGTTCGGTTTATATGACATGTATATTCCAAAAGGGTTTCAATCCAATAATAGATTCTCTAAAGGTGGTTCACCAATTACTGCATTTTTGTTTGGTATTGTCAGTGGAACCGTTGCATCACCATGCGTTTCACCCGGATTGGCACTCGTGCTCAGTATTGTAACCGGATTGGGGAATCCATTTTTAGGATTCATATTTTTATTTGCATTTGGTGTTGGACTCAGTTTACCACTTATGATTATCGGTACTTTTTCAAGTTCACTTAATGTATTGCCAAAAGCCGGCATGTGGATGGTTGAAATCAAAAAACTGTTCGGTTTCTTGATGGTTGGCATGTCAATTTATTTCTTAGGTACTATTATACCCGCATACGTAACGACTTGGTTGTTCACTCTACTCATTTTAGTTGCAGGTCTTTATTATCTAAAAGCTGCATCAAAACAGTCAACTTCGGGCAAATTACTCTATAATATACTGGGTATGATATTGATTGCCGGAAGCATTATATTTGGCTATTTTGCAATCCGCGCAAGTTTTAATCCGCAAGATTGTACCGTTGTTGGTTTATGGACAGAAAATTACACCTGTGCGCGCGAGCAAGCTCATCATGAGCATAAGAAACTGTTATTAAAAGTTGAAGCCCCTTGCTGCTCTATGTGTACTGCAATTGATAAAAAATTCTTTAGAAACAGTGAAATCATCAATACATTAGAGCAAGCATATATTCCGGTCCATATTGATGGCAGCGATACTGTTGATCCAACTATTCCGGATTTAGTTAAGAAATTTTCAATTGTAGGATTCCCAACAATTTTAATCATTGATCCGATTGATGAAGTAGTACTCAAAAAATGGGCATCCGATCTGTATGATTATTCAATTGATGAATTCAAACAGATACTCATTGATAGCGCAAGATAAACGAGCTCATTCACTGAATCTTACAAACTGATAGTAAATGAACTAAAGCCCAAAAATAGGCTTCCTCTTTATCTTTTTTATGTGATACAGATGATGTTTGTTGATGTTCAATTAAGTTAACATCTTCAGGTATGTTTTGTTTAGTTACTGAAGCAATTTTTTCTTTTGTTTTTATGCCATAAAGTAAAGGGGTACAACATAATAGTGTACCCCATAAAATATATCGCTTATTATACTTCATCATCATCGTCATCTTCATCCGGCAACTTTTCTTGAAACTCTCTAAGTTTACTCACTTTAATGCGATGGTTACGTTCATCAAGTTGCTTTCTTTTTTCTCGATGTAACTCCTCTAGCATTACATCAATAACACGATCTAGAACTTTATAAAATTCCGGACCTTCATAGTTAGAAATCATGTCATAATGCGGTGACTTAATACGCAATTCAACACGATGATGTTCATGTACTTTCGATGGTTCAAGAACTAAATCGATATAAATAGGTGTTGGCTCATGAGTAAGAAACTCTTCAATTTTAGCTAATTTATCATTAGCATAATTTTCAATAGCTGCCACATGATCCATATTACGAAAAGTTATACGTTT
The Candidatus Dependentiae bacterium genome window above contains:
- a CDS encoding cytochrome c biogenesis protein CcdA; this translates as MIKRILSLYSLFIINCCFSFAPNIEWETPSKEATVSFMVPIDQEDALYREYIDFSCDQEWITIHDWKTDIDAVSVYDPIFKENKKIYTQDVTFNIDMTIKKPVTEATLRFTFYRKNKGSIEEKLIHLPLQNEQINKPSISVNLAADVEDSKIELEDTLIDQIEPKAPISLSCKISNLIEHTNSLWLQCLLILLLGALLSLTPCIYPMIPITVGILQGQGSTSFLRNLFVSLCYTMGVATTFALLGTVAAYTGKLFGTFMQSPFVILSIVALLLYLALSMFGLYDMYIPKGFQSNNRFSKGGSPITAFLFGIVSGTVASPCVSPGLALVLSIVTGLGNPFLGFIFLFAFGVGLSLPLMIIGTFSSSLNVLPKAGMWMVEIKKLFGFLMVGMSIYFLGTIIPAYVTTWLFTLLILVAGLYYLKAASKQSTSGKLLYNILGMILIAGSIIFGYFAIRASFNPQDCTVVGLWTENYTCAREQAHHEHKKLLLKVEAPCCSMCTAIDKKFFRNSEIINTLEQAYIPVHIDGSDTVDPTIPDLVKKFSIVGFPTILIIDPIDEVVLKKWASDLYDYSIDEFKQILIDSAR
- a CDS encoding HPF/RaiA family ribosome-associated protein, producing the protein MHKRITFRNMDHVAAIENYANDKLAKIEEFLTHEPTPIYIDLVLEPSKVHEHHRVELRIKSPHYDMISNYEGPEFYKVLDRVIDVMLEELHREKRKQLDERNHRIKVSKLREFQEKLPDEDDDDDEV